A part of Sulfurimonas sp. HSL-1716 genomic DNA contains:
- the lgt gene encoding prolipoprotein diacylglyceryl transferase, translated as MEFWNHVYEHFNPVAFHIFVLPVHWYGMMYVLALVTALYMAKWIVKKDGIDITKEQLDNFFIYVEIGVILGARLGYILFYDPDTLYYLSHPWQIFNPFKNGEFVGIRGMSYHGALFGFLIGAYLYSKKDKIGFGKLMDIVAVSVPLGYVFGRIGNFLNQELVGRVTDVSWGIYVNGILRHPSQLYEAFLEGVVVFVIVYMYRNHKRFEGELILLYAFSYGILRAVAELFRAPDVQIGYICCGTVTLGQALSLSMALLAVVLWFYFLPKKEVVGDK; from the coding sequence ATGGAGTTTTGGAATCATGTCTATGAGCATTTTAATCCCGTAGCTTTTCATATTTTTGTTCTGCCCGTGCACTGGTACGGGATGATGTATGTGCTGGCCCTTGTCACGGCTTTGTATATGGCCAAATGGATCGTGAAAAAAGACGGTATAGATATCACCAAAGAGCAACTTGACAACTTTTTTATCTATGTGGAGATAGGTGTGATACTGGGAGCAAGACTTGGGTATATCCTCTTTTACGATCCCGACACGCTTTATTATCTCTCTCATCCATGGCAGATATTCAATCCTTTTAAAAACGGTGAGTTTGTCGGTATCAGAGGAATGAGCTATCATGGAGCACTGTTTGGCTTTTTGATAGGAGCGTACCTTTACAGCAAAAAAGACAAAATCGGTTTTGGAAAACTGATGGATATCGTTGCGGTATCCGTACCTTTGGGATATGTGTTTGGACGTATAGGCAATTTTTTAAATCAGGAACTTGTAGGTAGAGTGACAGATGTAAGCTGGGGTATCTATGTAAACGGCATACTTCGCCATCCTTCTCAGCTCTATGAAGCATTCTTGGAGGGCGTGGTTGTTTTTGTCATCGTGTATATGTATAGAAACCATAAAAGATTTGAAGGCGAGTTGATACTGCTGTATGCGTTTTCGTACGGGATACTTCGGGCGGTAGCCGAACTTTTCAGGGCTCCGGACGTTCAGATAGGCTATATCTGCTGCGGTACAGTCACGCTCGGACAGGCGTTAAGCCTGTCTATGGCTTTGCTTGCAGTAGTGCTTTGGTTCTATTTCTTACCAAAGAAGGAAGTAGTTGGCGACAAATAG
- a CDS encoding (Fe-S)-binding protein, with the protein MQTNDIFDFKATSDQCIKCGKCIPVCTIHNVNPDEVTSPRGFIDLLGAYQDGNLDLDKNAKNIFESCFLCTNCTDVCPKSLPTDMVIEQVRNDIRKKYGLAWFKKAFFYLLRHRFTMDLLFKLGYVFQTCGFKIKKEIESMEPRFSLPIIKKDRLLPSMGKTSFLNAHPENISNGGKRKVAIFIGCLGNYNYRQVGESLLSILKHLEIDAFLAKAQKCCSAPAYFTGDFDTVDYLAKYNIEYFEKFIDDVEAIIIPEATCSAMMKIDYEHYFHDQPEWGERAKKVAKKIFMATEWLDTHTHLRTLLASKGRQDVDVTYHDPCHARKMQGIYQEPRKLISQNYTIKEMSDPNACCGFGGVTMQTEKYHFAKAAGVPKAAMIKQSGAKIVSAECSACRMQINDSMHHAEVDAVFKNPIELIAEALEK; encoded by the coding sequence ATGCAGACAAACGATATATTTGATTTTAAAGCTACGTCTGATCAATGTATAAAATGCGGGAAATGTATCCCTGTTTGTACCATTCATAACGTAAATCCCGACGAAGTAACCTCGCCGCGCGGGTTTATAGATCTGCTCGGAGCTTATCAAGACGGAAACCTGGATCTTGATAAAAATGCAAAGAATATCTTTGAAAGCTGCTTTTTATGTACGAACTGTACCGACGTATGTCCAAAATCACTACCTACGGACATGGTTATAGAACAGGTGAGAAACGATATCCGCAAAAAGTATGGACTCGCGTGGTTTAAAAAAGCATTTTTCTATCTTCTGCGCCATAGATTCACTATGGATCTTCTTTTTAAACTCGGATATGTCTTTCAAACCTGCGGATTCAAGATAAAAAAAGAGATAGAATCGATGGAGCCGAGATTTTCTCTGCCTATCATCAAAAAAGACAGACTGCTTCCGAGTATGGGCAAAACATCGTTTTTAAATGCGCATCCGGAAAATATAAGCAACGGCGGGAAAAGAAAAGTAGCGATCTTTATCGGATGTTTGGGAAATTATAATTATCGCCAGGTCGGAGAGTCTCTATTGAGCATATTAAAACATCTGGAGATCGACGCATTTTTAGCAAAGGCACAAAAGTGCTGTTCGGCTCCCGCTTATTTCACGGGTGATTTCGATACGGTCGATTATCTTGCAAAATACAATATAGAGTATTTTGAAAAGTTCATCGATGACGTGGAGGCGATAATTATCCCCGAAGCGACATGCAGCGCTATGATGAAGATAGATTATGAGCACTATTTCCACGATCAGCCCGAGTGGGGCGAACGTGCCAAAAAAGTAGCCAAAAAGATCTTTATGGCGACGGAATGGCTCGATACCCATACGCATCTTCGGACTCTGCTCGCGTCAAAAGGCAGACAGGATGTCGATGTTACGTACCATGACCCATGCCATGCGAGAAAAATGCAGGGGATATACCAGGAGCCGCGTAAGCTCATATCTCAAAACTATACGATAAAAGAGATGAGCGATCCTAACGCCTGCTGCGGATTCGGCGGGGTGACGATGCAAACTGAGAAGTACCACTTTGCAAAAGCAGCGGGTGTGCCTAAAGCCGCCATGATAAAGCAGAGCGGTGCAAAAATAGTCAGTGCGGAGTGCAGTGCCTGCCGTATGCAGATCAACGACTCAATGCACCATGCAGAAGTCGATGCCGTATTTAAGAATCCTATTGAACTGATCGCCGAAGCTCTGGAGAAATAA
- the hemN gene encoding oxygen-independent coproporphyrinogen III oxidase, whose protein sequence is MLDFAKFTKYSKPGPRYTSYPTALEFNDNFRYDEYINKLESQDKNRPLSLYFHLPFCRSACYFCGCNVVFTSKDDKKTRYIDYLRRELEILSKHLDTSREVIQMHFGGGTPTFFSDVQLDEIIRMIKSHFPNFVEGAEVSCEIDPRHIDEAQMKAMSDAGFNRVSFGIQDFNEKVQAAVHRIQPYDITKNAMELARKYNMVSVNTDLIYGLPYQTLETFKETLELALTLDPDRFAVFNYAHVPWLKKTMRKIDETTLPTPEEKLHIMQYTIDFFTSHGYKMIGMDHFAKPEDELFKAIEKGELHRNFQGYTTKGGADLIGVGLTSIGEGVDYYAQNFKDMNEYEEAIDAGRLPFERGVLLNEDDRIRQYVIMELMSNFKLDIKRFEKEYNVEFKSYFADAVEALRPFEEEGLLTIDEDHIVCSETGTLLIRNIAMPFDAYMKKHAASQKTFSKTV, encoded by the coding sequence ATGCTAGATTTCGCAAAATTCACAAAATACTCTAAACCAGGACCGAGATATACCAGTTATCCTACAGCTTTAGAATTCAATGATAATTTTAGATATGACGAATATATAAACAAACTGGAATCACAAGACAAAAATCGTCCGTTGTCTCTGTATTTTCATCTGCCTTTTTGTAGAAGTGCCTGTTATTTTTGCGGCTGCAACGTGGTTTTTACTTCCAAAGATGACAAAAAAACGAGATATATAGACTACCTTCGCCGTGAACTGGAGATATTAAGCAAGCACCTTGACACCTCAAGAGAGGTTATTCAGATGCATTTCGGCGGCGGGACACCTACTTTCTTTTCCGATGTACAGCTTGATGAGATCATCCGTATGATCAAATCTCATTTTCCAAACTTTGTAGAGGGGGCGGAGGTCAGCTGCGAGATCGATCCTCGTCATATCGATGAGGCTCAGATGAAAGCTATGAGCGATGCGGGTTTCAACCGTGTGAGTTTCGGGATACAGGATTTTAACGAAAAGGTTCAAGCTGCCGTCCATCGTATCCAGCCCTACGATATAACGAAAAACGCTATGGAACTGGCCAGAAAATACAACATGGTTTCGGTAAACACCGATCTGATATACGGTCTTCCGTACCAAACTTTGGAAACTTTTAAAGAAACGCTTGAACTTGCTTTGACGCTTGATCCGGATCGTTTTGCGGTGTTTAATTACGCGCATGTTCCATGGCTTAAAAAGACGATGAGAAAGATCGACGAAACGACGCTTCCGACTCCTGAAGAGAAACTTCATATCATGCAGTACACCATAGACTTCTTTACTTCTCATGGATACAAGATGATAGGAATGGATCATTTCGCAAAGCCAGAAGACGAACTTTTTAAAGCGATAGAAAAAGGCGAGTTGCATAGAAACTTCCAAGGGTATACGACCAAAGGAGGCGCCGATCTTATCGGTGTCGGTCTTACTTCCATAGGAGAAGGCGTAGACTATTATGCTCAAAATTTTAAAGATATGAACGAGTATGAAGAAGCGATCGATGCGGGACGCCTTCCGTTTGAGAGGGGAGTATTGCTTAATGAAGACGACAGGATCCGCCAGTATGTCATCATGGAGCTGATGAGCAACTTCAAGCTTGATATCAAACGTTTTGAAAAAGAGTATAACGTAGAGTTTAAGAGCTATTTTGCAGATGCCGTCGAAGCTTTGAGACCTTTTGAAGAAGAGGGGCTTTTAACGATCGATGAGGATCATATTGTATGTTCTGAAACGGGAACCCTGCTCATTAGAAATATCGCGATGCCTTTTGATGCTTATATGAAAAAACACGCGGCGAGTCAAAAAACATTCTCTAAAACGGTGTGA
- a CDS encoding response regulator, with protein sequence MKNKRVLIVEDDEVTAMNLKMSLEKQGYSVASIADDAASAKSKMKIYDPDIIIIDISLQESNDGIMLANYIREKQLMPFIFLTSHTDDHIIEDASKTEPYGYIIKPFDPSNLHATIQMALYKYDQEKKRNESLDSLKIDKLNLEKLLYSKKMVDKPIVPFGDNYYLDISVCETFYNSKKIKLTKKENSFIRLLVAQLGLVVSFEQAIGYVWEDEGATENSVRTLVWRLRNKLPTDIIKNASGMGYYIED encoded by the coding sequence ATGAAAAACAAGAGGGTGTTGATTGTAGAAGACGATGAAGTAACTGCAATGAACCTGAAAATGTCCCTTGAAAAGCAGGGATACTCGGTCGCTTCAATAGCCGATGACGCGGCTAGTGCCAAAAGTAAAATGAAAATATATGACCCTGATATAATAATTATCGATATTTCACTTCAAGAAAGCAATGACGGTATAATGCTGGCAAACTATATCCGTGAAAAACAGTTGATGCCGTTTATTTTCTTGACTTCACATACCGACGACCATATAATCGAAGACGCGAGCAAAACAGAACCGTACGGCTACATCATAAAACCTTTTGATCCGTCAAATCTGCATGCGACGATTCAGATGGCCCTTTATAAATACGACCAGGAAAAAAAGAGAAACGAGAGTCTTGATTCTCTAAAAATCGATAAGCTCAATCTGGAAAAACTTCTTTACAGTAAAAAAATGGTCGACAAACCGATCGTTCCTTTTGGAGACAATTACTATCTGGATATAAGCGTATGCGAAACTTTTTATAACTCCAAAAAGATAAAACTGACAAAAAAAGAAAACTCTTTCATCCGTCTTTTGGTTGCGCAACTCGGTCTGGTTGTAAGCTTTGAACAAGCTATCGGTTATGTATGGGAAGATGAAGGAGCTACTGAGAACAGCGTACGTACACTGGTATGGAGGCTCAGAAACAAACTGCCGACCGACATCATTAAAAATGCATCGGGCATGGGATACTATATAGAAGATTAA
- a CDS encoding ATP-binding protein gives MSELLNLKSNISTLENGKSSIISKWMQHSAPQSILMYHNINRETFVKDYAGPVFDYFMGVIKGLVQIGDCPVIADFLRYLKDRNISSKELFTICSHFKLSMVEYSYETQINTKELFSEISYVFDKNFSKVLEIYSETIYEKDIEIGKNVELLEQYIYALNESALVSKTDQNGFITHVNSKFVTLCGYEENELIGRSHNIMRHEDMSKAFFKKLWETIQSNQIFTGTIKNKSKDGSYFYIDTTIMPIEDPFSGKKEYMAIGYEVTKLIDARQKAIEADKAKDYFLSNMSHEIRTPLNAILGFVSLLKDENMSTKHKNYLDIIHNSGENLLNIINDILDFSKLRSGEFTIEPKIFNLEEVLSRTMELFVASANQKQITIISFIDPTIPSEILADQLRLGQIVSNFLSNAIKFTPINGIVEVDATYEDGTIKISVEDSGVGIAKRDIKKIFEAFTQAQNSVIKRSGGTGLGLSICKQLAEIMGGHIEVESTIGHGSRFTLHLPVVVVNSDILSLDCKMLQDKHIAFFVNDKTDTRKLDIFKKYYDQINIKLNLINDIKQSNYDLLYFMDSDLDDADRYKVIQKNRPSIAIMEYMDDSYDLINSISNLCFPVYLTKLRDRTLDALGLKEAYNKRKSSLKNGKNFSGHILVAEDNEANQELIKIILDKYGVTYDIASDGVEAVAMFKDNRYDLVLMDDQMPIKNGFEAVDDIRYYEKSCNLKRTPISTLTANVVKGCKEKSLKCGCDYFLGKPIILKELEAVFERFLETVDEQESESDFDIESLKDELQLDSEQLKMLLEIYIKKMDETLPKLKDEIFQNNYYDISRLAHSVKGSSANFRLENMQKYAHELEINAKEENEIYHYEECMERIEKEYMKIKNF, from the coding sequence ATGAGCGAACTTTTAAATCTAAAATCAAATATATCGACTTTAGAAAACGGCAAATCTTCTATTATTTCCAAATGGATGCAACACAGTGCTCCACAATCCATACTTATGTATCATAATATAAACAGAGAAACGTTTGTAAAAGATTACGCCGGGCCCGTATTTGATTATTTTATGGGTGTTATCAAAGGTCTTGTACAGATAGGAGACTGCCCCGTTATCGCAGATTTTTTGAGGTATTTGAAAGATAGAAACATAAGTTCCAAAGAACTTTTTACGATCTGCAGCCATTTCAAACTTTCGATGGTGGAGTACTCATATGAAACTCAGATCAATACAAAAGAGCTCTTTAGCGAGATCAGTTACGTCTTTGATAAAAACTTTTCAAAAGTTCTGGAGATATATTCCGAAACAATCTATGAAAAAGATATAGAGATAGGAAAAAATGTGGAGCTTTTGGAGCAGTATATCTATGCTCTTAATGAAAGCGCGCTCGTATCAAAGACCGATCAAAACGGATTTATTACCCATGTTAACTCAAAATTTGTGACATTATGCGGATATGAGGAGAACGAGCTTATAGGCAGATCTCATAATATAATGAGACACGAAGATATGTCAAAGGCCTTTTTCAAAAAGCTTTGGGAGACGATCCAATCCAATCAGATCTTTACGGGAACGATCAAAAATAAAAGCAAGGACGGCAGCTATTTTTATATCGATACGACTATTATGCCTATAGAAGATCCTTTTAGCGGGAAAAAAGAGTATATGGCCATAGGTTATGAAGTAACAAAACTGATCGACGCAAGACAAAAAGCGATAGAAGCCGATAAAGCAAAAGACTATTTTTTATCAAACATGTCTCATGAGATCAGAACGCCTTTAAATGCCATATTGGGATTTGTGTCGCTTTTAAAAGATGAAAACATGTCTACCAAACATAAAAACTATCTCGACATCATCCATAACAGCGGGGAAAATCTTTTAAATATCATAAACGATATACTTGATTTTTCCAAGCTTCGAAGCGGCGAGTTTACCATAGAGCCTAAAATATTTAATCTCGAGGAGGTTCTTTCCCGTACAATGGAGCTGTTCGTGGCTTCTGCCAATCAGAAGCAGATAACGATAATAAGTTTTATCGATCCAACGATCCCCTCAGAGATACTGGCAGATCAGCTCAGGCTCGGGCAGATAGTCTCGAACTTTTTAAGCAATGCCATCAAATTTACGCCTATAAACGGCATAGTCGAAGTCGATGCAACATATGAGGACGGAACCATAAAAATATCGGTAGAAGATTCGGGAGTCGGTATTGCAAAACGCGATATTAAAAAGATATTCGAGGCTTTCACTCAAGCGCAAAACAGCGTTATAAAGCGTAGCGGAGGGACGGGCCTTGGACTCTCCATCTGTAAACAGCTTGCAGAGATCATGGGCGGGCATATCGAGGTGGAATCGACGATCGGTCACGGAAGCAGATTTACTCTGCATCTTCCCGTAGTAGTAGTAAACAGCGACATATTGAGTTTGGATTGTAAAATGCTGCAGGATAAGCACATCGCTTTTTTTGTCAATGATAAAACAGACACCAGAAAACTGGATATCTTTAAAAAATACTACGACCAGATAAATATAAAACTGAATCTTATCAATGACATAAAGCAAAGCAACTATGATCTGCTTTATTTTATGGACAGTGATCTTGATGACGCCGACAGATACAAAGTTATTCAAAAGAACAGGCCTTCAATAGCGATCATGGAGTATATGGACGACAGTTACGATCTCATAAACAGCATATCCAACCTCTGCTTTCCCGTGTATCTGACAAAATTAAGAGACAGGACCTTGGACGCTTTGGGTCTCAAAGAGGCTTATAACAAACGTAAAAGCAGTTTGAAAAACGGTAAAAATTTCAGCGGACACATCTTAGTCGCTGAAGATAATGAAGCAAATCAGGAGCTTATAAAAATCATTTTGGACAAATACGGCGTGACATACGATATCGCTTCAGACGGAGTCGAAGCCGTTGCGATGTTCAAAGACAACAGGTATGATCTTGTTCTCATGGATGATCAAATGCCTATAAAAAACGGTTTTGAAGCGGTGGATGATATACGATATTATGAAAAGAGCTGCAACTTGAAGCGTACGCCTATCTCTACTTTAACGGCAAATGTCGTGAAAGGGTGTAAAGAAAAAAGCCTGAAATGCGGGTGCGACTATTTTCTCGGAAAACCGATCATTTTAAAAGAGCTCGAAGCGGTATTTGAAAGATTTTTAGAAACCGTCGACGAGCAGGAGAGTGAAAGCGATTTTGACATAGAGTCTTTAAAAGACGAGCTGCAACTTGATTCTGAACAGTTGAAAATGCTTTTGGAGATATATATAAAAAAGATGGACGAAACGCTTCCGAAATTAAAAGACGAGATATTTCAAAACAATTATTACGATATCTCAAGACTGGCTCATTCGGTTAAAGGTTCAAGTGCAAACTTTAGATTGGAAAATATGCAGAAGTATGCGCATGAACTTGAGATCAATGCCAAAGAGGAAAATGAGATATACCACTATGAAGAGTGTATGGAAAGAATAGAAAAAGAGTATATGAAGATTAAAAACTTTTAA
- a CDS encoding FAD-dependent oxidoreductase produces the protein MARLVVLGGGVAGHTAATFAAKWLGSEHEVVVVTPNAKWNWIPSNIWVGVGEMSKEDVTFDLAPVYQKAGINYKQAKAVSINPEGKEGSDKPFVTVEFTGQGKVGETEEVQYDYLINATGPKLNFAATPGLGDANGLGEFTVSVCTADHAVHANEEFQKTIEKMKKGERQKFLIGTGHGMCTCQGAAFEYIFNIEHELRKAGVRDMADLQWISNESFLGDFGVGGLHMKAMGFAVSSRIFAESLFAERNVEWTIGAHVNKVEKGKAHYELLDGSMGEHEFDFAMLIPPFAGVGIKAYDKAGEDITATVFAPNGFMKVDANYAAGAYENWKASDWPRTYQNPTYKNMFAAGIAFAPPHGISKPMSSPNGTPINPTPPRTGMPSGIIGKAVAHSVCDLMTKGESAHLHEASMAEMGAACVASAGKGIFTGTAAAMTIYPVVPDFEKYPGTGRDTDYTFGEIGLAGHWIKHILHHLFIYKAKLNPGWTLIPE, from the coding sequence ATGGCAAGATTAGTTGTTCTTGGCGGAGGGGTTGCAGGTCATACAGCCGCTACATTTGCAGCAAAATGGTTAGGTTCTGAGCATGAGGTTGTAGTAGTTACACCTAACGCGAAGTGGAACTGGATTCCTTCAAACATCTGGGTTGGTGTTGGAGAGATGAGTAAAGAGGATGTTACGTTTGATTTGGCACCTGTGTACCAAAAAGCAGGTATAAATTATAAACAAGCAAAAGCAGTTTCTATTAATCCTGAAGGTAAAGAGGGTTCAGACAAACCTTTTGTTACTGTAGAGTTTACAGGACAAGGTAAAGTCGGTGAAACTGAAGAGGTTCAATATGATTATCTGATCAATGCAACTGGTCCGAAACTAAACTTTGCTGCTACTCCAGGTCTTGGTGATGCAAACGGTTTAGGTGAGTTTACAGTTTCAGTTTGTACGGCAGATCATGCTGTTCATGCAAATGAAGAGTTCCAAAAAACAATCGAGAAGATGAAAAAAGGGGAGCGTCAAAAATTCCTTATCGGTACAGGTCACGGTATGTGTACTTGTCAAGGTGCGGCGTTTGAGTATATCTTCAATATCGAGCATGAACTAAGAAAAGCAGGTGTCCGTGATATGGCGGATCTACAATGGATATCTAACGAATCGTTCCTTGGCGACTTCGGTGTCGGCGGACTTCATATGAAAGCTATGGGCTTCGCGGTCAGTTCTAGAATCTTTGCAGAGTCTTTATTTGCAGAACGTAACGTTGAATGGACTATCGGTGCTCACGTAAATAAAGTTGAAAAAGGTAAAGCGCATTATGAACTTCTAGACGGTTCAATGGGTGAACATGAATTCGATTTCGCGATGCTTATCCCTCCGTTTGCGGGTGTCGGCATAAAAGCATATGATAAAGCCGGTGAAGATATCACTGCGACAGTATTTGCTCCAAACGGATTTATGAAAGTTGATGCAAACTACGCTGCTGGTGCATATGAGAACTGGAAAGCTAGTGACTGGCCACGTACATACCAAAACCCTACATATAAAAATATGTTTGCTGCGGGTATCGCATTTGCTCCTCCGCATGGTATATCTAAACCGATGAGTTCACCAAACGGAACTCCGATCAATCCGACTCCTCCACGTACAGGTATGCCTTCAGGTATTATCGGTAAAGCAGTCGCTCACAGTGTTTGTGATTTGATGACAAAAGGTGAAAGTGCTCACTTACATGAAGCTTCAATGGCTGAAATGGGTGCTGCGTGTGTTGCATCGGCAGGTAAAGGTATCTTCACTGGTACTGCAGCGGCTATGACTATCTATCCTGTTGTACCGGATTTTGAAAAATATCCTGGAACAGGCCGTGATACGGATTATACATTTGGTGAAATCGGTCTTGCCGGCCACTGGATCAAACATATCCTACACCACCTGTTCATCTATAAAGCTAAGCTAAATCCGGGCTGGACTCTGATTCCAGAATAA
- the pepN gene encoding aminopeptidase N encodes MSKHKMIFLKDYRAPDFTIEKCYLEFDIFEEYTIVKNRMNVVQCCNDIYDVRFNGVDLELLSFKVDGKILSRDMYKVDEESLTLYNVYGNFDLEIVTKIYPHKNTELEGLYKSNGMFCTQNEPEGFRRITYFLDRPDVMAKYTVKVIADKRYPMLLSNGNKKESGEIDAHRHFCVWEDPFAKPSYLFALVAGNLGFVSDSFKTMTGREIELNIYCDLGNESKCFHAMESLKKAMKWDEEKYGREYDLDIYNIVAVDSFNMGAMENKGLNIFNSHYVLADKESATDQNYMGIESVIAHEYFHNWTGNRITCRDWFQLTLKEGLTVYRDQTFSADMNSKEVVRIDNVKSLRERQFVEDAGPTAHPVQPDSYISMNNFYTSTVYEKGAEIIGMYHTLLGEENYKKSMNLYFDTFDGQAVRVDDFFWAMEQNYEGDLSQFKRWYHQSGTPTLQVSESYAEGTLKLTCKQIVPATVEGKDQLPFMYPFKIALFCENGEFIKEETLTIKEETELFTFEFLPCKPKLSLNRGFCAPIKTVYEDQDYPFLMKYDNDSFNRYEAAQEFALRTLNKLIDTGTIDELYVQSYRELLDADTDLMYKAQLLELPSISNLMQTRETIDFVKLCDARESLIRHIASIYKKEFFTLYKLNHDGENESVSSDAMAARALKNRALQFLCSLKSEDIQEICTKQYYDSKTMNDKVTALSLLENYFSKTAESALKDFYDKYKNDMLVMNKYFTVISSAKREDVLSRVVESQRDEVYDEKVPNLVRSLIYTFTRNYRYFHADDGSGYEFIADKVIAIDRINAQIASGLAGAFKIYGKLDSCHKNVMKVQLERILATDNLSDNTYEIVSKILDKK; translated from the coding sequence TTGAGTAAACATAAGATGATCTTTTTAAAAGACTACAGGGCTCCGGATTTTACTATTGAGAAATGTTATTTGGAATTTGACATTTTTGAAGAGTATACGATCGTCAAAAATAGGATGAACGTAGTTCAATGCTGCAACGATATTTATGACGTCAGATTTAACGGAGTCGATCTGGAACTGCTCTCTTTTAAAGTAGACGGAAAAATACTCAGCAGGGATATGTATAAGGTAGATGAAGAGAGCCTGACCCTTTACAATGTATACGGAAATTTCGATCTTGAGATAGTAACGAAGATATACCCGCATAAAAATACGGAACTCGAAGGTCTGTATAAATCAAACGGAATGTTCTGTACGCAAAATGAACCGGAGGGTTTTAGACGTATCACCTACTTTTTGGACAGACCGGACGTGATGGCAAAATATACCGTAAAAGTGATCGCCGATAAAAGATACCCGATGCTTTTGAGCAACGGAAATAAAAAGGAAAGCGGCGAGATAGACGCCCATCGCCATTTTTGTGTCTGGGAAGACCCTTTTGCAAAGCCTTCGTATCTTTTTGCTCTGGTAGCAGGAAATCTCGGTTTTGTAAGTGACAGCTTCAAAACGATGACCGGCAGAGAGATCGAGCTGAATATCTATTGCGATCTTGGAAATGAATCAAAATGTTTTCATGCCATGGAGTCTTTAAAAAAAGCGATGAAATGGGATGAAGAAAAATATGGCCGCGAATACGACCTGGATATCTACAACATAGTCGCAGTCGATAGTTTTAATATGGGAGCTATGGAGAACAAAGGGCTCAATATCTTTAATTCCCATTACGTGCTTGCGGATAAAGAGAGCGCGACGGACCAGAATTATATGGGAATCGAGAGTGTGATAGCCCATGAATATTTTCATAACTGGACGGGAAACCGTATTACATGCAGAGACTGGTTTCAGCTGACGCTTAAAGAGGGGCTCACCGTTTATCGCGATCAGACTTTTAGTGCGGATATGAACTCTAAAGAGGTTGTACGTATAGACAACGTAAAATCTCTGCGCGAGCGTCAGTTCGTAGAGGATGCGGGACCGACGGCACATCCTGTACAGCCTGACTCGTATATCTCGATGAATAATTTTTATACGTCGACTGTTTATGAAAAGGGCGCTGAGATCATAGGAATGTACCATACGCTTTTAGGTGAAGAGAATTATAAAAAATCCATGAATCTTTATTTTGATACTTTTGACGGACAAGCCGTCAGGGTCGATGATTTTTTCTGGGCGATGGAGCAAAACTACGAGGGAGATTTGAGCCAGTTTAAGAGATGGTATCACCAATCCGGCACGCCGACTCTGCAAGTCAGCGAAAGTTATGCCGAGGGTACATTAAAGCTTACGTGCAAGCAGATCGTACCGGCGACGGTGGAAGGCAAAGATCAGCTGCCTTTCATGTACCCTTTTAAAATAGCTTTGTTCTGCGAGAACGGGGAGTTTATAAAAGAGGAGACATTGACCATCAAAGAGGAAACGGAACTCTTTACGTTCGAATTTCTTCCTTGCAAGCCGAAACTCTCTTTAAACAGAGGATTCTGCGCACCGATAAAAACGGTCTATGAAGATCAGGATTATCCGTTTTTGATGAAATACGACAATGACAGTTTCAATAGATATGAAGCGGCTCAGGAGTTTGCACTGCGCACTTTAAACAAGCTCATAGATACAGGTACGATCGATGAACTCTATGTGCAGTCGTATAGAGAACTTCTTGATGCCGATACGGACCTGATGTATAAAGCGCAGCTTTTGGAGCTTCCGAGCATATCGAACCTGATGCAGACAAGAGAAACAATAGATTTTGTAAAATTATGCGATGCAAGAGAATCACTGATCCGACATATCGCGTCTATATATAAAAAAGAGTTTTTCACCCTTTATAAATTGAACCACGACGGTGAGAATGAATCCGTCTCTTCCGATGCGATGGCTGCAAGAGCTCTAAAAAACAGAGCTCTGCAGTTTCTTTGTTCGCTCAAAAGCGAAGATATTCAAGAGATATGCACTAAGCAATACTATGATTCTAAGACCATGAACGATAAAGTGACCGCTCTTTCGCTGCTGGAAAACTATTTTAGCAAAACTGCGGAATCGGCACTAAAAGATTTCTACGACAAATATAAAAACGATATGCTGGTAATGAATAAATATTTTACAGTCATCTCTTCTGCAAAACGAGAGGATGTGTTATCAAGAGTCGTCGAATCGCAAAGAGACGAAGTATATGATGAAAAAGTGCCAAACCTTGTCCGCTCATTGATCTACACTTTTACAAGAAACTACCGTTACTTTCATGCAGATGACGGAAGCGGCTATGAGTTTATCGCCGACAAAGTAATAGCGATAGACAGGATAAACGCACAGATAGCTTCAGGGCTTGCAGGTGCGTTCAAGATATACGGGAAACTGGACAGTTGTCACAAAAACGTGATGAAGGTTCAATTGGAGCGCATTCTTGCAACGGACAATCTTTCGGATAATACATATGAGATAGTTTCTAAAATTTTGGATAAAAAATGA